The window CGCGCGCATCGCCCACGGGCACCCCTCCATTGCCTGCGCGCTCAAGCCGGAACGGCTCACCGAGCGGGCCTGGGTGGACCTGGACCGGACGGTGGATGACGTGCGCTGGGAGCCGGGCCCCGCGCCCTTCCTCCAGGTGCCGCCCTACCGCCGGGGCGAGAGCTTCCACCTGACCGAGTTGCGCGAGCTGCTGCAGGCCGCTCGCCGTAACGCCTTCCTCGCCTGGGAAGACCCGGGCGGCCTCACCCGCGCCCAGGCCGTGGCGGTGCTCGCGTGCGCCCTGGAGCGCGTGCGTGCGGCGCCCGCCAAGAGCCCCGGGCCGTTGTTCGACATCCCCAACCCCAACAGGAGAACCCCATGAGTGCAGCAACCAAAGGAAAGACGTTCGAGAGAAGAGTGGCCAAGGCGCTGCGGTGCCTGGATCCGAAGGCAAAGAGGTGCCTCCAGTTTCAGAAGGAGCACGGCGCGCCGGACGTGAAGGCCGGGCCGCTGTGGGTGGAGTGCAAGGCGCGGCGCGTGCCGGTGGCCACCGTGTACGAGGAGACGGCCAAGGCCGCCAAGGCGCGCAAGGGCGCCATCCCCGTGGTGGTGAGCAAGACCTCGGCGAAAGGCCCCTTGCTGGTGAGCTTGAGCCTGGGCGACTTCCTGCGGCTCGCGCCGCGGCTGCCGAAGGCGGCGGGCCAGCGCAAGAGCAAGGGAGGTGGGCGATGAAGCACGTCTTCACCATCGGCTACCTCTTCAGCGGCTCCGGCCTGGGAGCGCTCGGCAGTGACGCGGCAGAGGCCAAGGTCGGCGAGCACGTGGCAGAGTTCCGAAACGTGGGCGGCATCGACTTCGACGCGGAGGCTTGCGAGGACTTCCGGAAGCTGACGGGCGCGCCCGCGTTGTGCGCGGATATTGGACGCATGAGGCCCCGGGAGCTGCGTGGCTTCTTCGGTGCCACCGCACCGCGCGTCTTCAAGTGGAGCCCGCCGTGCAAGGGGGCCAGTGGCCTCCTGCCTACGGCCATGGCGGCCACGGCGAAGTACCAGGACATGAACCGGCTTGCGCTCAAGGCGCTGCGCAAGGTGCTGGCCGCGTGGCGGGCGCTGGAGGAGCGGCCCGCCATCATCATCATTGAGAACGTGCCCGCTTTCCGGCGGCGCTGCGCGGCGGTGCTCCAGGAGATGAACCGGCTACTCAAGCGCGCCGGGTACCTCGTGGACGAGCGCACGCACGACCTGGGCCGTGAGGGAGGGCTCGCCCAGGAGCGCAAGCGCTTCACGTTGGTGGCGCGCCACCCGGTGCTGTGCCCGGTGCCCGTGGAGCTTCCGCCGCCGCGCCGGTTGCGCGGCGTGGGGGAGGTGCTGGGCGCCCTGCCGTGGCCGGACAGCCCGAATGCTGGGAGGCTGCACCGCCTGCCGCGCGTGGAGTGGCTGAACGCCGTGCGCCTGGCGCTCATCCCGCCGGGCGGGGACTGGAGGGACCTGCCGAAGCGCGGCCAGGTGGTGGAGTGGCTCACGGCACGCGGCCACTGGCCCACGGGCGTTGACACAGGGGAGTTCCGGAAGCTGGTAGAAGAAGAACTCGGCAACCCCGTGGAGCCGAGCAAAGCGCGGCGGGAGGTCCACCGCCGCCACCCGGTACAGGAGTGGGAGGCGCCAGCGCCGACAGTGAGCGGGCCGGGAGGGGCCGGGCTTTCCGCTGTCGAGGACCGGCGCGTGGCGGAGCTGTTGCCGATGCGTTCCGACCGGCAGGGCACGGGGCTCGCCCGGCGCAACGGGCTGCTGGGCGTTGGGGACTGGCAGAGCCCGGCGCACACCGTCATTGGGACGGCGGCGGTCAGTCGAGCGCAGGGCAATGGCGCGGTGGCGGATGCGCGGGTGGTTGAAGCGCTGGCGCTTCGTGCGGACGGGCGGCCCGGCGCGGCCGGGGTTGTTGAGTGGACGCAGCCCAGTGGAACCGTCATCGGCACATCCTGGGTGTCCGGAGGAAGCGCCCCGGCGTCCGTTGCGGATCCGAGGCCCCTTGAGCACTTGGGGCTGGGCCAAACGGCTGATGCAGCAGGCTCGTACAGCGGCCGTCCCGGGCTCATGGGCGTGGGGGTGTGGACGGCACCGAGTCCTACGGTGGTGGCCAACGCCAGCGTGAGCGGTGGGAATGCCCAGGCCGCCATCTCGGACCCGCGTCCCGGCCAGCGCCTCGAAGAGATTGGGCTGGGGTGCCAGTGCCGGGCGGGTGTCTACGGGGTGCTGGAGTGGACGGCGCCGTCGCGCACCGTCACCGGCAGCCTCCAGATTGACTGCGGCCCCGGCGCGGTGGCGGACCCCAGGCACGGGCGTGCCCCACGGCCCGTCATCGACATTCGGCTTGCGCTCCAACTCCTCGCCGAGGATTGGGAGGTGCCGCGCGGCGCCTTGATGCCCGCCATCCTCTCGCCCATCTCGGGTTGCTGGCACCGGCCGCTGACGACGCTGGAACTCGCGGTGCTCCAAGGGCTCCCGGATCGCATGGGGGATGAACCGCTGATGCTCGCAGGCAACAGCGACAGGAGGCACCGAGAGCGCATTGGAAACGGCATCCCCGTGGGCGGTGCTGCGGCATGGGGCCGTAGCCTCCTGGAGGCGCTGCTGCGCGCGGCTATCGGGGAGACGTGGCGCCTGTGTGGCGGCGGGCAGTGGGTGGCCCCGGAGGTGACTCAGTGAGCACAGCCAAGAGAACGAAGGCCACGCGGGGCGCCTACCAGCTCGTGGTCTTGGCGATTCGGAACGAGGCACGCCGCGTCGAAAACCTACTCAAAGGCGTGATGGTGGTGGACTCCGAGGAATGCGCGCTGTTGGTGGGCCCTGCTGCCCCATTGCACCGGATGGCCGAGAGCAAGGACGTAAACCCCTATCACCTCGGTCACTCATGTCGCTCACTTCCTGCTTTATCGTGTCTGCGAGAGAGAGCTAAGGTCTCATGCATGCTGCCATCGCTTAGCTTGTGGTCCGATGTTCTAAAAATCATTATACCCGTCATTGTTGCAAGTGGGCTGGGAATTTGGGCTAACCGAAAGCTAGAGCATCTCAAGAAAGACATTCAAAACATGCTCGCTGTGCGCGCGAGAAGGACCGACTTCTTACGCTCGCAGATCGAGAAGCTCTACGGTCCACTGTCATTTTATTTGGACCTAAACTCCCAAAATTTGGCTCTGCACGCGGATATCTTAAGAGTTGACACCTCTTCCCCTCAGTTGCGTCTGACATCGAAGGAGATCGACCAAGTCATAACTGCCATAAACCTTTACGCTCGGCGCACAACGGCCAACAATGAAGCCATAGCCGATCTCCTAAGAGCGCAATGGGCATGGCTCGACACAGACGATGGTGAGGTTATGATTAAGCACGTTTTTGCGCACATTCGCTCAAACGTCGAATTCGACCTCGCTAACAACGCCAAACTCCCGCTTGACTATTACCGAGAAGGATCAATTAAGCCTCCGACTGTGCATAGCACCGACTTGGCAGACCGCATTCGAAAAAAGCTGCAAGACAAGCAGCTTGAGTTGTCGGGCCTTGTGAGCGCAGTGACGACAACTCGTGACGAGCATTAGTGGGGTGTCTGCAAAGCTTTTGGGCGTGGCAAGGCGAGGCGGCAGTTCGCCTACTTGTGTATCTCTCGTGGAGGTAACGTGAATCGGTTCGTCGCCGCTGTCGTCGTCCTGATGCTTGTAGGCCCACTCGCGCTCGCTCAAGAGCCCACCAAGAAGGCTGCGCGAGCGAAGACCATCTCGTTGGTTTCGCTCATCACCAAACAGAGAAGGTGCCAAGGCGATCGGACTGACATTCTGGGGTGTGTGTTTAACGTCGGGTTGGACGTCTCCTTCTCCATTGTGATGAGCAAGAAGACTCCAACCCTGGTTTCGATCGACAAGGCCAAGACCGCGACTTGGTTTCGCCTCCAGTATTGGCCCGATATCCAGTGCATCCAGATTACCGCTGGAGAGAGCCCGCCCGAATTTATTGAACGAGGCGATGCTGCATGGGTCTCAATGCGGGACGCGAACGTATACGCGGATCTGGGCTCGTGCACCGCAGCGCAGTAGTCTCCTGCGCGACGGCAGGCCGGTCAGGACTCCTAGCCTTGAGTCTCGCAAATGAGGACAGCAATTCGGTCCCGGCCGAGTCGGCAGACCAACTTCGAGACGATCGCCCGCCTATCTGCCTTAAAGGCCGCGCCGCAATCGACCGTCTAGCGGCGCGGCCCGGGAGGCAGAGCTAAACCCCTGAAATCTCGTGGGGAAGGCCAGGGGCTCAAGGACGGGGGTTTTGGCGCAGTCAGGGGGCGGAGGCAGCCGAGAGGCGCGCCCCGCCCCCTTCGACGTTCTGAGAGGCGGTGAGCGCGGCCAGGTGACGCGTTAGGGCCACCTCCCCGACCCGCGCCTTGGCGGCTGCGGCCGAGACGGTAAGCCCCTGCCCTACATGCCGGGCTGCGAGGTTCAGGAGGTGGCGGCGGAGGATGGACTCGGCCACACCGGCCTCGCGGGCCGCTGCGCGAATCGACTTCCCCTCCAGGGCCGCGCGCTCGCCCATGCCCAGCTTGAGCAGGTCCGCCGGGGGACGGCCAATGGGCTTGCCGCTCTTGGATCCGTGCCTCCGGACGTGGGCAAGCCCCGCGCGCGTGCGCTCGACAATGAGAAGCCGCTCGTTCTCGGCCATCCAGCCCATGACGGCGATGAGGAGCTGCCGCACGGGGCCGCCCAGGTCGAGCCATGTCTCGCGGAGACTGACCACGGTGACGTTGGCCCGAGCAAGGGAGTCAACCGTCTGGAGGATGCCGAGCATGGAGCGGCCCAGCCGGTCCAGCGCGACAACGGCAATCGCGGAGACCCGCCCGCGCTTTGCGTCATCGAGCATCCGTTCCAGGACGGGACGGTGCTTCACCGAGGAGGCAACCTCCTCGTACCAGACCGGTGTCCAGCCACGTGCCGCGGCGAGCTGCGCGAGCGGCGCCCGTTGTGCCTCCACGGTTTGCCCATCCGTGGAGACGCGCAGGTAGAGGGCGGCGTGGATGAGGTGTTTCATCGCCGCGCATCCGCGTCCATGGGGAACCCATCCCGGTCCAGCCTGACGCGCCAAGGTCCCGTGCCGCACGCCAGGCGGCGAGCGACGATGCGGCGCTCTCGGCACCAGCGGAACAGCGTGCGAGTGCTCACGCCAGCGCGGGCGGCGGCTTCCTTCACATCCACCCACGGCTTGCGGCGAGGGCGGGCAGAGACAACGACAGCGGCAGGGGGCATTGGGGAACAACCTCCGGGGGCGAAGTCTACGGGCGCCGTGTGTCAGGTGGCGCATATGTCCTGTCCTGTCACCGGCTGGCGCACGCCGCAACCCAGGGCGCGAGCTGCGGACGGCGGCGCGCGTCGGCGCGGCAGGGGTACCGGTGGCAACCATGTCTCGCTGGCAAGAACCGGTTTTTTTGAGACACCCATTTGCGTTGACGGGGCGGCCCTCTGCGCAAGTCGCTCAAGCACCCTCCTCCGAGGAGCGAGGGTGGCGGCCATGGGCCCGAGCGGGCCAGAGGGCGCCCCGTCACGTTTCTTTCCTGGCGGTCTCCTGGAGGCGCGATGAACGCGGTGGCGGTGGAGCAGGTGCAGACGGTGGAGGCGGCGCCCCAGGCGTTGAACCTCACTCCCGCCGAGCAGGCCGTGCCCGCCGCTGCGGACGCGCCCGCGCAGGAGCAGCCTGCGGAGCCCGTGCGGCGCCTGGCGCCCGCGCGCGAGGACGGCGGGCGGCGCATCGCCCCGCCGCGTGAGGCGCCCGCCGCGCCGCGCGCCGAAGAGGCTCCGGAGGAGCCGGCCGGGGAGCCCCAGGCGAAGGCGGCCCCGTCGCCGCGCGCGCTGCGCACGTTCACCGAGAAGTGGAAGGGGGCCAAGAGCCCGGAGGACCGGCGCAAGGCGCTGGCGTTCGCGCTGGAGAAGAACGTCATCACCCAGGCGGACCTGGAGGCGCTCCAGGGCAAGGAGCCCGCCGCGCCGCGCGCCGCGCCTGCTGCTGGCGCCGCCCCGGCCGCGCCTCCGGGCCAGCCCCCCGCCGCTGGTGCCGCGCCTGCCACACAACCGACCCAGGCCCCCGCGCCTGGCGCCGCCCCGGCCGCGCCGCCCGAGGTGCCGAAGATTCACGGACAGCCAGTGCCTGCTGTGATGCTCGCGGCCGAGAAGATTAAGGCCGTGACCGACCGCCTTGCGGCCAAGGGCGCGGAGCTGGGCTGGAACCCGGTGAAGGGCGAGCCCATGCGCCTCTTCGAGGACTACGAGGGTGGCACGCATGCCTTCGAGGTGACGGGCAACGTCACGAAGCGACTGGTGGAGCTCGGCGCGGTGGAACTGGCCGCGCTGCAAGGTGGCGGAGGCAACCAGAGCACCCTCGGGCGGCGCCTCGAGCTGGGCATGCTCGCGCTCACGGTGGGCGGGCCCGCTGCGACCCTGCTTGCGAGCCGAGCCAGCGGAGCGCTGGTGGGCAAGGTGAGCGCCGTGGCGCGCGCGCTCGCCTCACAGGTGCGGCGGTGGCGGCGGTGAAGACTCACTGCGCGGCGTGCAACCAGCGCCTTCCTGGGGCCTCGGACTGGGAGCCGCCTGAACTCTGGGTGCCCGAGGAAGGCGAGTTCGTGGGCGTGGTGGGCATGACCCGGATGGGCAAGTCCACGTGGCTCAAGCGGTGGCTGAAGTACCTCATGGCGCAGGAGGTGACGGTCTACACCTGGGATCCGGCGCGCGAATACAGCCGCCACGGGCTGCGCCGGGAGCGCACGCCACTGGGGCCGCTGCTCACGCAGGTGACGGTGAGTGAGGTGCTGGCCGAGCCCGAGCTGTTGCGCGTGGTGGAGCCGGACGCGGAGCTGCCTGCGGTGGCCATCGTTCCGAATGAGGTGCGCCCCCGGCGGGTGGACATCGCGGCGGGCTTCGCGCAGGCGGTGCCGCTGATTCTGGAGCATGCGCCCAAGGGGCGTGTGGTGCTCGTGGTGGAGGAGTGCGGCCTGCTGGAGGGCAACCGCCAGGCGGAGGAGTTGCTGCAGGAGATTGCCACCACGTGGGGCAAGGAAGATCTGGCCGCCGCGTTCGCCTCACAGGCCACAAGCCAGGTGCCGGACAGGTGCCGCAGACAGTGGCGCAAGGTGGTGGCCTTCCGCCAGGTGGACACGAACGACAGGGCGGCGCTGACGCGGCTGGTGAGCGGCGGTTTCAGCCAGCGCGTGGCGCGCCTGCGGCCCCATGAGTGCGTGCTGGCGGACCGCACCGTGGCGCACGGGGAAGCGCTGGAGGAAGCCAGCGCGGAGGGCGCGGGGTGAGCCCGCGCGAGGAGACAGGGCGATGAACAAGTGGGTGGAGCGGGTGGCGATTGGCGGCGTGAGCTTCGCGCTTGGCGTGGGCGCGGGAGTGCTGCTCGCGGAGATGCAGCAGGAGCAGGCGGCGGGCACCTCGGGCGCGGCGAAGCCCGCGACGGGCACGGCGAAGTAGGCGGCCGGGCCCCGGGGAAGCCGAAGGCGAGCGGCAGTCACCGGGAGAAGTGACTGCCGCTCAAGCAGCAATGAAACCGAACCAGGTGCAGGGGAAGGCAGGCGAGAGATGGCCAGTGTTGTCCAATGGGGGAAGGGCCCCCGGAAGTGCTACGCGAACGGGCAGATTGTCTTCGAGACGGGCGAGCTGAAGAACCTCGGCGAGGTGGGCCAAGCGGATACGCTGCTCATCCTGAAGCTGACGGCCACGGTGGAGTCCACGGCGGCCTTGTCCGCCCTCACGGAGGCCCAGCGCCTCGCGTGGTGCGACTCGCTGACGCTGGACCTGCGCTTCGACGGCGGCAAGAGCGGCGCGGCCAAGTCCACCGAGGACGAGGACAACCTTCTGCACCCGCTCCAGCGGGCGAGCCTCAAGGACCTCATCCGCGTCAACAAGCGGCTGGTGGAGAAGCTCCCCCAGGGCCTCACGGACTCGACGAAGGGGTTCGCCCAGCCCATCGCCGTGGGCATCACCACGATGACGGCGACCGTCTACGTGAGCCTGGGCAAGGTGGAGTTCGTGGACGAGGACGAAGCGCTGTTCGGCATTGGCCCGGACCTCCTCGCGCGGCTCCAGCTCACCCTGAAGCCTAACTTCGACTACCTGCGCACGGTGGACAGCCGCATGCAGATGAAGGAACTGGCCGCCGAGTTCCGCACGCTGCGCGAGAAGGCGCCGGGCCGCCGCGTGGCGCTGCCGCCGCTGCTGCGCACGTACAAGCCTGCGGCGCCCAAGGCGGACGTGACGACGGTGCGCGGCGTGCCGCTGGACGCGGTGGACCTCACCCGCCCCCTGGCGCAGAACGCCAAGGGCGTCATCATCGTCAACGTGGGCGGCGTGGTGGTGACGGACACGCCGGACACGGCGGCGGACGTGCATGACAAGTACCTGCTGCACCCGGACACGGGCGCCGTGGAAGCTTCCATCGCCGACGACGCCACGCCCGTGTACGAGGTGACGGACCGGGGATTCGCCACGCTGCTGGGCGGGGAGCTGCGCGCGGAGCAGGAGACCTACGCGGAGACCTGGAACCTCCAGGCCACCGTGCTCCCCACGCCGCGCGAGCAAGAGCTGATGCGCACCCTCCAGCGGCTCAGCCAGGAGACGCTCTCCCCGGGCCAGGTGAACCACTTCACCAACACCCCGAGCGTGACGGGCGTGACGGTGCCCGCGTCGCTGCTGCCCGCCGCCGGGGTGACGGCCTTCTACGCGACGGACCCGGAGGCCGCGGAGTGGCCGGGCCTGCGCTACGACCGGACGGGCACGGGCTACCTGTACGTGCCCGGGGACATGCTGGATGAGGCGGCGACCATGTATGCGGGTGCCCTCCTGGAGAACAAGGGTCAGGGCAACCCCCAGAAGATGGCCACGGCGGTGGAGTTCATCGCCAAGCACGTGCCGTGCGCGGTGGAAGACGAGGTGAAGGGCTTCCCCTCGAAGGGCGGCGCCACGACCAACCTCTACCGCCAGTGCCGGGACATGGTGGTGGATCGCGCCACCGCGCGCGTGGCCGCCGCGCGGCAGTAACCCGGAGCACCACGAAGGACAGAGCAGCACGCGGCGCGTAGGCGCCGCGTGCGTGAGGGTGAAGCCATGGGTGTGCCTGCTGTCTTTGGAATGCTTGCGATGATGGCAGGTGGTACGGGCGCGGCGGTCGCGGCAGTGCGGCGGCGCCGCAAGCGCGCGCAGCTCGTCATTCCGCCGCTGGACTTGGGAACGGGCACCACCGAGCCCGAGCACGGGGCGTCCCCTGTCCTTGGAGGCAACCCGCTGGCGGGCGTGGGTGACATTGCGAAGGGTCTGCTGAACGGGGGCGCGCTCGGCACCATCGGCGCGGGGCTCAAGTTCGCCGACATGCAGGGCAAGCTGATTGAGGCCCTGGGCGGTACCGAGGGCCAGGCGGACACGGCTCGTGTATTCGGACCGATTGCCACCATGCCCATCCTCGCGGACATGGGCACGGAGAAGCTCCTGGGTGCCATCGGCATCAACGACAAGAACATTCAGGACAAGGTGGGCCAGGCCGTGGGCGCGGGAGTGATTGGCGGCGCGCTGGTGCCTGGGGCCGTGGCGGTGGGCGCGGCGGACCTGCTCTTGGGCGCCATCTCGAAGGACGCGCAGAAGGTGGTGCACGACGTGTTTCGTCCCTTCGACCCGACGAACCCCAACGCGCTCGTGGGCAAGGGCGTGGCGGCGGTGGCGGACGTGGTGGAGGGTGGCGTTGGCGGAGTGGTGAAGGCGGGCGGCGCCATCGTGAAGGGAATTGGAGGGGCTATCTCAGGCCTGTTTGGCGGAAAGAAGGGCCCGCCTCCTCCGATGCCTGACGTGTTCGCCCGTCCGTTCCGGATGGCACTGGCGCTCAAGGAGTCGTACCTGCCGGAAAACAAGACCGGCGCCGAATGGCAGAGCGGTGTGTACACCGGCAACGGGGCGGGGTTTGGCAGCGCGGCGCTCGCGTTCCAGCGCGACATGAGTGAGGCAGTGCGCCCTGGAGACTTCATGCGGTGGTCTGGGGCGTCGCTCATGAGCGCGGGCAACCCAGCACGGCGTCAGGTGAGGGAGGTTCATCCTCAGTGGAAGAACGTCGTGCTGCTCGACGGCCCGCCGCTGGACCCGGCGGAGCACGGCTATCCGAAGCACGTCTGGGTGGACCCTCAAGACGAGGGGGAATACAGCGTGAGCCACCACACGGACCTCGCCTGGAGAAACGGCGTGCTGGCAGCACAGGCGGCGGAGGGCTTCACGCCCGCCGCGCTGCTGTTCGCCTATGACATGAGTGGTGAGGCGAAGCCGG of the Stigmatella erecta genome contains:
- a CDS encoding DNA cytosine methyltransferase; this translates as MKHVFTIGYLFSGSGLGALGSDAAEAKVGEHVAEFRNVGGIDFDAEACEDFRKLTGAPALCADIGRMRPRELRGFFGATAPRVFKWSPPCKGASGLLPTAMAATAKYQDMNRLALKALRKVLAAWRALEERPAIIIIENVPAFRRRCAAVLQEMNRLLKRAGYLVDERTHDLGREGGLAQERKRFTLVARHPVLCPVPVELPPPRRLRGVGEVLGALPWPDSPNAGRLHRLPRVEWLNAVRLALIPPGGDWRDLPKRGQVVEWLTARGHWPTGVDTGEFRKLVEEELGNPVEPSKARREVHRRHPVQEWEAPAPTVSGPGGAGLSAVEDRRVAELLPMRSDRQGTGLARRNGLLGVGDWQSPAHTVIGTAAVSRAQGNGAVADARVVEALALRADGRPGAAGVVEWTQPSGTVIGTSWVSGGSAPASVADPRPLEHLGLGQTADAAGSYSGRPGLMGVGVWTAPSPTVVANASVSGGNAQAAISDPRPGQRLEEIGLGCQCRAGVYGVLEWTAPSRTVTGSLQIDCGPGAVADPRHGRAPRPVIDIRLALQLLAEDWEVPRGALMPAILSPISGCWHRPLTTLELAVLQGLPDRMGDEPLMLAGNSDRRHRERIGNGIPVGGAAAWGRSLLEALLRAAIGETWRLCGGGQWVAPEVTQ
- a CDS encoding recombinase family protein, which produces MKHLIHAALYLRVSTDGQTVEAQRAPLAQLAAARGWTPVWYEEVASSVKHRPVLERMLDDAKRGRVSAIAVVALDRLGRSMLGILQTVDSLARANVTVVSLRETWLDLGGPVRQLLIAVMGWMAENERLLIVERTRAGLAHVRRHGSKSGKPIGRPPADLLKLGMGERAALEGKSIRAAAREAGVAESILRRHLLNLAARHVGQGLTVSAAAAKARVGEVALTRHLAALTASQNVEGGGARLSAASAP
- a CDS encoding ATP-binding protein translates to MKTHCAACNQRLPGASDWEPPELWVPEEGEFVGVVGMTRMGKSTWLKRWLKYLMAQEVTVYTWDPAREYSRHGLRRERTPLGPLLTQVTVSEVLAEPELLRVVEPDAELPAVAIVPNEVRPRRVDIAAGFAQAVPLILEHAPKGRVVLVVEECGLLEGNRQAEELLQEIATTWGKEDLAAAFASQATSQVPDRCRRQWRKVVAFRQVDTNDRAALTRLVSGGFSQRVARLRPHECVLADRTVAHGEALEEASAEGAG